Proteins from one Ketobacter alkanivorans genomic window:
- a CDS encoding glycosyltransferase has translation MSEPVKVLQFICPTGFYGAERWILTLAKNLDPAKVQCDLAVTVEPNLQELELENQYRLLVGKTHKIEMSGRFDIGVIRRLCNVIRSEGYQIIHTHGYKSDILGLIAARLTGIRALSTPHGFENADDWKLKTYIGLGNQFLKWFDRVAPLSEQLCEDMRTIGVNQAKVRYIQNGVDLDEVEQHRNDSRALPKTMKRIGFIGQMISRKNIFDLLDIFDDIASRHDDVELKLLGDGEQRPELEQYADKLKFKDRIEFLGFRDDRLDWLKSFDLFVMTSTLEGIPRCLMETMAMGVPVAAYNIAGIDQLVQHNETGMLADLGDKQTLTQHWETLIYDAASAERISANARKYVMDHFSGKRMAQEYDSLFAEMLVAKRL, from the coding sequence AGCCAAAGTGCAATGTGATCTGGCGGTTACCGTCGAGCCGAACCTGCAAGAGCTGGAGCTTGAAAACCAGTATCGACTGCTGGTGGGCAAGACCCACAAAATTGAGATGTCCGGGCGCTTTGATATTGGTGTGATTCGGCGACTGTGTAACGTGATCCGCAGTGAAGGCTACCAGATCATACACACTCACGGTTACAAGTCAGACATCCTTGGCTTGATCGCAGCGCGGCTTACCGGCATTCGTGCGTTATCCACTCCTCACGGATTTGAGAACGCGGATGATTGGAAATTGAAAACCTACATTGGGCTAGGGAATCAGTTTTTAAAGTGGTTTGATCGGGTTGCGCCGTTATCAGAGCAATTGTGTGAGGATATGCGCACAATTGGCGTGAATCAGGCAAAGGTGCGCTACATTCAAAACGGCGTGGATCTGGACGAAGTAGAGCAGCATCGCAACGATTCCAGAGCGCTGCCCAAAACAATGAAGCGAATCGGCTTCATTGGTCAGATGATCAGCCGCAAGAATATTTTTGATCTGTTGGATATTTTTGATGACATCGCATCTCGCCACGATGATGTTGAATTGAAGCTGCTGGGGGATGGTGAGCAGCGCCCCGAGCTGGAGCAGTATGCTGATAAACTGAAGTTTAAAGACAGAATCGAGTTTCTCGGGTTTCGCGATGATCGCTTGGATTGGCTTAAAAGTTTTGATCTTTTTGTAATGACATCCACACTTGAAGGTATTCCACGCTGCTTGATGGAAACCATGGCGATGGGTGTACCAGTGGCGGCATACAATATCGCAGGAATCGATCAACTGGTGCAGCACAATGAAACCGGGATGTTGGCGGATCTGGGGGATAAGCAGACATTGACTCAGCACTGGGAAACGCTGATTTATGATGCTGCAAGCGCTGAAAGAATTTCTGCCAATGCTCGAAAGTATGTAATGGATCATTTTTCAGGAAAGCGTATGGCGCAAGAATATGACAGCTTGTTCGCGGAAATGCTGGTTGCAAAGCGCCTATGA
- a CDS encoding polysaccharide deacetylase family protein: protein MRFGRSNTNKLLFVLSVDTEEEFDWSGVFPQGECCVDNIKLLPEFHQFCQQLGVRPTYLVDYPVAASPDSAAILRQILATADAEIGAHLHPWCTPPIEGANSERESHVINLPEPLIRQKLDVLIRAIQDNVGVKPQVFRTGRWGIDGKVLKVLIDYGFKVDSSVYPYYENQYFSCMDACDTPYWPDLQQPNVPGVQRDIFELPITSGFNRPNFSMWGKMHSAISAPWLSGLRLVGLAWHTQMLRKLFLSPELSTAEDMISLVKASMASGKPVIHMFLHSSTLLEGMGEYNHHNVGRHDLYARIRSVVEFLQGAADIEFCTITEAADRLRPPED, encoded by the coding sequence ATGAGGTTTGGACGCAGCAATACCAATAAGCTTCTTTTCGTGCTTTCGGTCGATACCGAGGAAGAGTTCGATTGGAGTGGGGTGTTTCCCCAGGGTGAATGCTGCGTCGATAATATCAAGCTGCTGCCGGAGTTCCATCAGTTCTGTCAGCAGTTGGGCGTGCGCCCTACCTATTTGGTGGATTATCCTGTCGCGGCCAGTCCTGATTCTGCAGCCATTCTTCGCCAAATACTGGCAACAGCCGATGCCGAAATCGGGGCGCATCTACACCCGTGGTGCACGCCGCCCATTGAGGGAGCCAACAGCGAACGAGAGTCTCATGTCATCAATTTACCAGAGCCGCTTATTCGCCAAAAGCTCGATGTCTTAATCAGAGCCATTCAGGACAACGTAGGTGTTAAACCACAGGTGTTTCGCACGGGCCGCTGGGGCATTGACGGCAAGGTTTTGAAGGTGCTCATCGACTATGGCTTCAAGGTCGATTCCAGCGTTTACCCATACTATGAAAATCAATATTTCTCCTGTATGGATGCTTGCGACACACCCTATTGGCCTGATTTACAGCAGCCTAATGTTCCCGGCGTACAACGGGATATTTTTGAGCTGCCCATTACTTCAGGGTTCAACCGCCCCAACTTTTCCATGTGGGGTAAAATGCATTCTGCTATATCTGCGCCCTGGTTGAGTGGTTTAAGGTTGGTTGGGTTAGCCTGGCATACCCAAATGCTCAGAAAATTGTTTCTGAGCCCTGAGCTTTCCACAGCAGAAGATATGATCAGTTTAGTGAAAGCGTCCATGGCGTCCGGTAAACCGGTTATCCATATGTTCCTGCACAGCTCTACCCTACTAGAGGGGATGGGGGAATATAATCATCACAATGTCGGGCGTCATGATTTGTACGCGCGAATACGTTCAGTGGTAGAGTTTCTCCAAGGTGCGGCTGATATTGAGTTTTGCACCATAACTGAGGCGGCAGATCGTTTAAGGCCGCCTGAAGATTGA
- a CDS encoding FemAB family XrtA/PEP-CTERM system-associated protein translates to MIGVKQVSFQEMQSWDEYVEKHPHATPYHLMAWGQAVERSYGHKGVYLVAHEGQNIVGVLPLINMSVPLLGARPCSLPFCDLGGVLADTDQARDSLLEHARGWLDSHGVKQVELRHSQQDVVGELEQGIKVRMLLKLESSAEEQFKQFKSKLRSQVRKAEKNGVVFFEGKTTAHRQEFYRVMQINMHQLGSPVHSRAWFDAVLDSYGTRARLGMVEFQGQVVGGAIILLCGGVVTVPWASTLPEFNHLSPNMLLYWGLLSMAAEGGYAKFDFGRSTVGEGTFKFKKQWGAEPVPLQWQVLTKDVLESADAGGAGGGMRDKVAEAWRRMPAPLVNFLGPILRRYISL, encoded by the coding sequence TTGATTGGGGTCAAACAGGTATCGTTTCAGGAGATGCAATCCTGGGACGAATATGTGGAAAAGCATCCGCACGCGACGCCATATCATTTGATGGCTTGGGGGCAGGCGGTAGAGCGTTCCTATGGCCATAAAGGTGTCTACCTCGTAGCACATGAAGGTCAGAATATTGTTGGTGTGTTGCCTCTTATCAATATGTCGGTGCCTTTGCTTGGGGCTCGCCCTTGTTCGTTGCCTTTTTGTGATCTGGGCGGGGTGTTGGCTGATACCGATCAGGCGAGAGACAGCCTCCTGGAGCATGCCCGCGGCTGGCTCGACAGTCACGGTGTAAAGCAGGTTGAGTTACGTCATAGTCAGCAAGACGTGGTCGGTGAGCTTGAGCAAGGCATAAAGGTTCGGATGTTGTTGAAGCTGGAATCTTCCGCAGAAGAGCAGTTTAAACAATTTAAATCCAAGCTGCGCAGTCAGGTGCGCAAGGCTGAAAAGAACGGCGTTGTTTTCTTCGAGGGAAAAACAACAGCACATCGCCAGGAATTTTACCGGGTCATGCAGATTAACATGCATCAACTGGGATCTCCTGTTCACTCGCGTGCTTGGTTTGATGCTGTGTTGGACAGCTATGGTACCAGGGCGCGTTTGGGGATGGTCGAGTTTCAGGGGCAGGTGGTTGGTGGTGCGATCATTCTGTTGTGTGGTGGTGTTGTAACGGTTCCCTGGGCATCTACCCTGCCTGAGTTTAATCACCTGTCGCCTAATATGCTGTTGTATTGGGGATTGCTGTCGATGGCGGCAGAGGGTGGTTATGCAAAATTCGATTTCGGGCGATCAACAGTAGGTGAAGGCACGTTTAAATTTAAGAAACAGTGGGGTGCTGAACCCGTCCCACTGCAATGGCAGGTGCTGACGAAGGATGTGCTCGAATCTGCCGATGCTGGTGGAGCCGGAGGTGGTATGCGGGATAAGGTGGCCGAAGCGTGGCGACGTATGCCTGCTCCCCTCGTTAATTTCCTTGGCCCGATTCTTCGTCGTTACATTAGCCTTTGA